The Dethiosulfovibrio peptidovorans DSM 11002 genome has a window encoding:
- the recG gene encoding ATP-dependent DNA helicase RecG, with translation MTVLDSSIRYLNGVGPVKASRLERLGVRTLGDLLFFFPRRYEDRRRIVSLKDLQADTVAASIVTVVSTDSRLSVKKRISLTRAIVSDGHGLASALWFNRKGLDRLLTSGTRLALYGKVAKEGGMAQFVAPEFEILGEDEVPVQIGGIVAVYSLTAGLSDRWLRKIIHRLLDQVLPELEDHMPESLLRDLDLEPLGPAIREMHCPVSPESWKRARRRLAFDELFMLQVGLAIRRRSVGELRGAPRLPLGGPLRRKIEHSLPFELTEDQSRVLAEIGRDMSSDVTMNRLLQGDVGSGKTAVATLAMMQAVDGGTQAALMVPTSILAQQHAIRLRSFLEPHGVKVGLLTGGLSAKERKALLKEIAEGSIDLVIGTHAVIQEDVVFRRLGLIVIDEQHRFGVLQRGALGGKGEMPHVLVMTATPIPRTLALSVYGDLSVSVIRTMPEGRIPVKTRWIGDHKVDDLYGFLDSEMDRGRRIFWVCPLIEESEHLNARPLEERFDFLVRRFGSERVSMLHGRMSMEERRSVMEEFASGESPLLASTTVIEVGVDVPEATVMVIEGAERFGLSQLHQLRGRVGRSDEQSWCFLLGKPGTQDGNRRLEAICSSSDGFEVAEADMAIRGPGEICGTRQHGLTDFKVADLIRDEDLLTLARRIAIDMVGRDPNLDSIPAVKEMVFRMYREKLELAGTA, from the coding sequence GTGACCGTTTTGGACAGTTCCATCCGGTATCTCAACGGAGTAGGTCCCGTCAAGGCGTCCCGGCTGGAAAGGCTGGGAGTTCGCACTTTGGGGGACCTGCTCTTTTTTTTCCCCCGTCGCTACGAGGATAGACGACGGATAGTGTCTTTGAAGGATCTTCAGGCCGATACCGTGGCGGCCTCCATCGTCACGGTGGTGTCCACCGACAGCCGTCTGTCCGTTAAAAAGAGGATCTCTCTGACCAGAGCTATCGTGAGCGACGGCCACGGCCTGGCATCCGCTCTATGGTTCAACCGCAAGGGACTGGATCGTCTGTTGACCTCGGGGACCAGGTTGGCACTCTACGGCAAGGTCGCCAAAGAGGGCGGAATGGCTCAGTTTGTGGCCCCCGAGTTCGAGATCCTCGGGGAGGACGAGGTTCCTGTTCAGATCGGAGGAATCGTCGCCGTATACTCCCTCACCGCCGGCCTCTCAGATCGATGGCTGAGAAAGATTATACATAGATTACTCGATCAGGTTCTGCCCGAACTGGAGGACCATATGCCGGAGTCGCTCCTGAGGGATCTGGACCTGGAGCCCCTCGGTCCGGCCATAAGGGAGATGCACTGCCCCGTCTCTCCGGAGAGCTGGAAAAGAGCCCGACGTCGTCTGGCTTTCGACGAGCTCTTTATGCTTCAGGTCGGCCTTGCCATTCGTAGAAGATCCGTAGGGGAGCTTCGAGGAGCTCCTAGACTTCCTCTGGGAGGCCCTCTCAGACGGAAGATCGAGCATTCCCTCCCGTTCGAGCTCACCGAGGATCAGAGCAGGGTACTGGCCGAGATAGGTAGGGATATGTCCTCGGATGTCACCATGAACCGTCTTCTTCAGGGGGACGTCGGATCCGGTAAGACCGCCGTGGCCACCTTGGCCATGATGCAGGCCGTCGACGGAGGGACCCAGGCGGCTCTTATGGTCCCGACCTCGATATTGGCCCAGCAGCACGCCATAAGGCTGAGGTCCTTCCTGGAGCCTCACGGAGTCAAGGTCGGTCTGCTAACAGGTGGACTTTCGGCCAAGGAACGGAAAGCTCTTCTGAAGGAGATAGCCGAAGGCTCGATCGATCTGGTCATAGGTACTCACGCCGTTATTCAGGAGGACGTGGTCTTTCGCAGGCTCGGTCTGATCGTGATAGACGAACAGCATCGCTTCGGAGTGCTTCAAAGGGGAGCTCTCGGAGGAAAGGGTGAGATGCCCCACGTCTTGGTCATGACCGCCACCCCTATCCCTCGCACTCTGGCCCTGTCGGTGTATGGAGACCTTTCCGTGTCTGTTATAAGGACGATGCCGGAGGGACGGATCCCGGTCAAGACCAGGTGGATAGGGGATCATAAGGTGGACGATCTCTACGGCTTTCTGGACTCGGAGATGGACAGAGGAAGGAGGATCTTCTGGGTCTGTCCCCTCATAGAGGAGAGCGAGCATCTGAACGCCCGTCCTCTGGAGGAGAGGTTCGACTTTCTGGTTCGCCGTTTCGGATCGGAAAGGGTGTCCATGCTTCACGGCAGGATGTCCATGGAGGAGCGACGATCGGTTATGGAGGAATTCGCCTCCGGAGAGAGTCCTCTTCTGGCGTCGACCACTGTGATAGAGGTCGGGGTCGACGTTCCAGAGGCGACTGTTATGGTCATAGAGGGAGCCGAGCGTTTCGGTCTCTCCCAGCTTCATCAGCTAAGAGGAAGGGTCGGACGAAGCGATGAACAGTCCTGGTGTTTCCTGCTGGGAAAGCCGGGAACCCAGGACGGCAACAGACGGCTAGAGGCCATCTGCTCCAGCTCCGATGGATTCGAGGTGGCCGAGGCTGACATGGCGATTAGAGGTCCAGGCGAGATATGCGGGACCAGACAGCACGGGCTCACCGATTTCAAGGTGGCCGATCTGATAAGGGACGAGGATCTGTTGACTTTGGCTAGGCGGATCGCGATCGATATGGTGGGGCGAGACCCCAACCTGGATTCGATTCCGGCAGTGAAGGAGATGGTCTTTAGGATGTACCGGGAGAAGCTGGAGCTTGCCGGTACCGCTTGA
- a CDS encoding TRAP transporter small permease: MAFVTVLSDRVNRACEVLLFVLMIAMVALTTAQIFCRIFGDALIWSEELVRFMLVGASLVGAAVAFYRGSHISITFLTERLPRPLRLFVAVLVQSMAVAFFVIVGWYGGALMESEAFQTTPALGISMRWVYAMYPFFCVVVIIHLVVGFKCLFEGDS; encoded by the coding sequence ATGGCTTTCGTTACTGTCTTGAGTGATAGGGTGAACAGGGCCTGCGAGGTCCTCCTGTTCGTCCTCATGATAGCTATGGTGGCCCTGACGACCGCTCAGATATTCTGCCGGATATTCGGGGACGCCCTCATATGGTCCGAGGAGCTGGTACGGTTCATGCTTGTTGGAGCCTCGCTGGTAGGAGCCGCCGTTGCCTTTTACCGGGGAAGTCATATATCGATAACTTTTCTTACAGAGAGGCTTCCCCGGCCTCTGCGGCTTTTCGTGGCGGTGTTGGTGCAGTCCATGGCTGTGGCTTTCTTCGTGATAGTTGGCTGGTACGGAGGGGCTCTGATGGAGAGTGAGGCCTTTCAGACGACTCCGGCTTTGGGCATATCGATGAGGTGGGTTTACGCCATGTACCCTTTTTTCTGTGTCGTGGTGATTATTCATCTCGTAGTCGGTTTCAAGTGTCTCTTTGAGGGGGATTCCTGA
- a CDS encoding FadR/GntR family transcriptional regulator, translating to MESKRKNLIDRIAELIEGGEFPLGKLPSERDFAETLGVSRGLLREALVTMEGMGILDIKGREGIYVTGRDIASSLDGVISGVMLWPHETMDQLMEMRRLVEIPASGLAARRRDESDVDRMRKCLRELEKLEKSSTDSDGARWDSLLHMSVVDGAKNKLLSRVFEGVALLMERYIGDTRRRLFANPGLPDEVLLQHQELVNAVEIGDDRKAMEITEDHLRIADRLFRQGHP from the coding sequence ATGGAAAGCAAGAGGAAGAACCTTATAGATAGAATAGCCGAGCTGATAGAAGGAGGGGAGTTCCCCTTAGGAAAACTCCCCTCCGAGAGGGATTTCGCCGAGACCCTAGGTGTGAGCAGAGGCCTCCTGAGAGAGGCTCTGGTCACCATGGAGGGCATGGGCATACTGGATATAAAGGGCAGAGAGGGAATATACGTCACAGGAAGGGACATCGCCTCAAGCCTGGACGGGGTGATATCGGGGGTCATGCTGTGGCCTCACGAGACCATGGACCAGCTGATGGAGATGAGACGTCTGGTCGAGATTCCCGCATCAGGCCTGGCTGCGAGGCGAAGGGACGAATCGGACGTAGACAGGATGAGAAAATGCCTCAGAGAACTGGAGAAGCTGGAGAAATCCTCTACCGACTCGGACGGAGCCAGATGGGACTCTCTTCTACATATGTCGGTGGTGGACGGAGCGAAAAATAAGCTCCTATCCAGGGTCTTCGAGGGGGTCGCCCTCCTCATGGAGCGGTATATCGGGGATACCAGGAGGAGACTCTTCGCCAATCCCGGGCTTCCCGACGAGGTACTGCTTCAACACCAAGAGCTGGTAAATGCCGTTGAGATCGGCGACGACAGGAAGGCCATGGAGATCACAGAGGACCACCTCAGGATAGCCGACCGCCTATTCCGGCAGGGACATCCCTAA
- a CDS encoding DivIVA domain-containing protein — MTSLVTVLDVENVSFSRTIRGYNPDEVEDFLDQVADTLQYSAERQAELEQEIRRIQEKMGEYDTLRDSLQEALLMAQRSSEERLGSARKEADAIVAEARSRAEGIINEARGKKDDLLRQCDEARKTKEMFLADFRSLLARFSSLVEGSDREEEGSFP, encoded by the coding sequence GTGACTAGTCTCGTAACGGTTCTGGACGTCGAGAACGTCTCCTTCTCCAGGACCATAAGAGGCTATAATCCCGACGAGGTCGAGGACTTTCTCGATCAGGTCGCCGATACCCTTCAGTATTCGGCGGAACGTCAGGCCGAGTTGGAGCAGGAGATCAGAAGGATTCAGGAAAAGATGGGAGAATACGATACTCTAAGGGATTCCCTTCAGGAGGCCCTGCTAATGGCTCAGAGAAGCTCGGAGGAACGGCTCGGATCGGCCAGGAAGGAGGCCGATGCCATAGTGGCGGAGGCGAGAAGCCGAGCCGAGGGCATCATTAACGAGGCCAGAGGCAAGAAAGACGACCTCCTGCGACAGTGCGACGAGGCTCGTAAGACCAAGGAGATGTTTCTGGCCGATTTCAGGTCTCTTCTGGCCCGTTTCAGCAGTCTTGTCGAGGGATCGGACAGAGAGGAGGAGGGCTCCTTTCCGTGA
- a CDS encoding TRAP transporter substrate-binding protein, translating to MRKSVMCALAAMLVVSAVSTGFAKERTLKLAHVVNEQDAFHVCALKFKEVVEAGGEDLKVTIFPNAKLGDERTLLENMRMGVVDAAIITGGPIINFMPQFGVFDLPFLFRDTDHAYAVLDGPVGQKMLDDMEKFGWKGLAYGERGFRNLTNSVRPVKEPEDMKGLKIRLMQNPVYVESFKTLGANAVPMAWTEALTALQQGTIDGQENPLNVIVSFKLYESQKYLSLTRHAYAPNVIMMSMATWKKLSASQHELIENAAKAASRANRDLDNQKAAEWLQFLKDQGMEVTEPDLAAFREAVKPIYDKYNDKFGAETIKTIVDTK from the coding sequence ATGAGAAAATCTGTGATGTGCGCTTTGGCCGCTATGTTGGTCGTTTCCGCTGTGAGCACCGGGTTCGCCAAGGAAAGAACCCTCAAGCTGGCCCACGTGGTCAACGAACAGGACGCCTTTCACGTGTGTGCCCTGAAGTTCAAGGAAGTGGTGGAGGCCGGCGGCGAGGATCTGAAGGTTACCATTTTCCCCAACGCCAAATTAGGTGATGAGAGGACCCTTCTGGAGAACATGAGGATGGGAGTGGTGGATGCGGCGATCATAACCGGAGGTCCGATCATCAACTTCATGCCTCAGTTCGGCGTGTTCGACCTGCCTTTTCTCTTCCGGGATACCGACCACGCCTATGCGGTGTTGGACGGCCCGGTGGGACAGAAAATGCTGGACGATATGGAGAAGTTCGGATGGAAGGGACTTGCCTATGGAGAGAGGGGATTCCGCAACCTCACCAACAGCGTGAGGCCGGTGAAGGAGCCGGAGGACATGAAGGGGCTCAAGATAAGGCTTATGCAGAACCCGGTTTACGTAGAGAGCTTCAAGACCCTTGGAGCTAATGCCGTGCCCATGGCATGGACCGAGGCCCTTACGGCTCTTCAACAGGGAACCATTGACGGACAGGAAAATCCTCTGAACGTGATAGTTTCCTTCAAGCTCTACGAGAGCCAGAAGTATCTTTCTTTGACCAGACACGCCTACGCTCCGAACGTCATAATGATGAGCATGGCTACATGGAAGAAGCTCTCTGCCTCGCAGCATGAGTTGATTGAGAACGCCGCCAAGGCTGCCTCCAGGGCGAACAGGGACCTGGACAACCAGAAGGCCGCCGAGTGGCTTCAGTTTCTGAAGGATCAGGGCATGGAGGTTACGGAGCCGGATCTTGCGGCTTTCCGAGAGGCTGTAAAACCCATATACGACAAATATAACGATAAGTTCGGTGCCGAGACGATCAAGACCATCGTCGACACGAAATAA
- a CDS encoding YggS family pyridoxal phosphate-dependent enzyme has translation MVDPVDCEVQVREVLDRMAEAAFRSGRRPEEVRLLGVTKTHPVERILPVARTGLLWALGENRVQEAEGKMENWPEDLSIPWHLIGHLQRNKARKAMALFDVIHSVDSLRLAETLDRLALEFDKAPYDIMIEVNTSGEASKHGISPEETLDLLDGIFSSCGYLNPVGLMTVGPLCDDQVRIGRAFGVLRELRDQATKEFGRSLPELSMGMSGDFELAIEEGSTIVRVGSAIFGERERRH, from the coding sequence GTGGTAGATCCTGTTGATTGTGAAGTTCAAGTTAGAGAGGTTCTGGACCGTATGGCCGAGGCGGCCTTTCGCTCCGGCAGACGTCCGGAGGAGGTTCGTCTATTAGGGGTCACCAAGACCCATCCGGTCGAGAGGATTCTCCCCGTCGCCAGGACCGGTTTGCTATGGGCCCTGGGCGAGAACAGGGTTCAGGAGGCGGAGGGGAAGATGGAGAATTGGCCGGAGGATCTCTCCATTCCCTGGCATCTGATAGGCCATCTACAGAGAAACAAGGCGAGAAAAGCGATGGCTCTTTTCGACGTGATCCACAGTGTGGATAGCCTGCGTCTGGCCGAGACCCTGGACCGTCTGGCGCTGGAGTTCGATAAGGCCCCTTACGATATAATGATAGAGGTGAACACCTCCGGAGAGGCATCCAAGCATGGTATATCTCCGGAGGAGACCCTGGACCTTCTGGATGGGATTTTCTCTTCCTGCGGTTATTTGAACCCTGTGGGCTTGATGACCGTGGGGCCTCTTTGCGACGATCAAGTCCGTATAGGCAGGGCTTTCGGAGTTCTGAGAGAGCTCAGAGATCAAGCGACGAAGGAGTTCGGACGGTCTCTGCCGGAACTTTCCATGGGAATGAGCGGCGATTTCGAGCTGGCTATAGAAGAGGGAAGCACCATCGTGAGGGTAGGTTCGGCTATTTTCGGAGAGAGGGAACGGAGGCATTAA
- a CDS encoding cell division protein SepF, with amino-acid sequence MLNRLFELLGMTDDYDDDDIVITSHKENGLDKVPPMVETSREERLERVMRPLPPKAEVILCRGSDCLELKDDLLSALRQGRLILIDLQGVDLDLGNDLLTAINEVITASKGSLLRVSRSSFLATPVKTACEEWVAGEERQENYCD; translated from the coding sequence ATGTTGAATCGGCTTTTCGAGCTTTTGGGTATGACCGACGATTACGACGACGATGATATAGTAATCACATCCCATAAGGAAAACGGCCTTGACAAGGTCCCCCCGATGGTTGAAACCTCTAGGGAGGAACGGCTCGAGAGGGTCATGAGGCCTCTTCCTCCAAAGGCGGAGGTCATCCTGTGCAGAGGGTCGGACTGTCTGGAATTGAAGGACGATCTTCTCTCCGCTCTAAGGCAGGGACGGCTGATACTGATAGACCTTCAGGGCGTCGACCTGGATCTGGGGAACGATCTGTTGACCGCCATAAACGAGGTTATCACGGCTTCCAAGGGTAGTCTGCTCAGAGTATCCAGGAGCAGTTTTCTCGCGACACCGGTGAAGACCGCCTGCGAGGAATGGGTTGCCGGAGAGGAGAGGCAGGAGAATTACTGTGACTAG
- a CDS encoding regulatory protein RecX, giving the protein MDRHERYLQNLLGRGVYPRKELFVRLRRKGCEWSTAEALLNRYEELGLIDDRAYSILFVDGHPDWSIRRIRDELRSRGIPSDFIVEAIEEADIDEEERAIRLAEGWRSVGIESRKIEARLFRRGFPGDVVYRALGDDVQRRERPD; this is encoded by the coding sequence TTGGATCGACACGAGAGATACCTTCAGAATCTACTGGGAAGAGGGGTATATCCCAGGAAGGAACTTTTCGTCCGGCTGAGGCGAAAGGGGTGCGAGTGGTCCACAGCAGAGGCACTCTTGAATCGCTACGAGGAGCTGGGACTGATAGACGATAGGGCCTACTCTATCCTGTTCGTGGACGGTCATCCCGACTGGTCGATAAGACGTATAAGAGATGAACTTCGCTCCAGAGGAATACCCTCCGATTTCATAGTGGAGGCTATAGAGGAGGCCGATATAGACGAGGAGGAAAGGGCTATCCGTCTGGCCGAGGGGTGGCGTTCCGTCGGAATCGAGAGCCGGAAAATAGAGGCAAGGCTCTTTCGCAGGGGGTTCCCCGGGGACGTCGTCTACAGAGCTCTGGGAGACGACGTCCAGAGACGGGAGCGACCCGATTAG